From Diospyros lotus cultivar Yz01 chromosome 4, ASM1463336v1, whole genome shotgun sequence, a single genomic window includes:
- the LOC127798851 gene encoding transcription factor MYB16-like: MGRTPCCDKVGLKKGPWTPEEDQKLLAYIEENGHGSWRSLPAKAGLQRCGKSCRLRWTNYLRPDIKRGKFSLHEEQTIIQLHALLGNRWSAIATHLPKRTDNEIKNYWNTHLKKRLAKMGIDPVTHKPRNDALLSGAAAAVADGHSKSAANLSHMAQWESARLEAEARLARQSKLRSASASFLDSTASTPLNKHWNAGAGESSSSTAFVEFVKGMEKDDGQEDWKSLDNSTTQYPELKDGVENSVSFTSGLQEIAMDGVSWTPESLRTGTSDHVNFMERFTDLLINGSADGNFSDGSGESDSGGCGDYFEDNKNYWNSILNLVNSSPSNSPMF, translated from the exons ATGGGTCGAACTCCATGCTGCGACAAGGTGGGCTTGAAGAAAGGGCCATGGACGCCTGAAGAAGACCAGAAGCTCTTGGCTTACATTGAAGAaaacggccatggcagctggcGCTCTTTGCCCGCCAAAGCTG GGCTTCAGAGATGTGGCAAGAGCTGCCGGCTCCGGTGGACCAATTATCTCCGCCCCGATATCAAGCGAGGCAAGTTCAGTCTACACGAAGAACAAACCATCATTCAACTCCACGCTCTGCTCGGCAACAG ATGGTCGGCCATAGCAACCCACTTGCCCAAGAGAACGGACAACGAGATCAAGAACTACTGGAACACGCATCTGAAGAAGAGGTTGGCGAAGATGGGGATTGACCCGGTGACCCATAAGCCCAGGAACGATGCGCTTTTGTCCGGCGCAGCCGCAGCCGTAGCCGACGGCCACTCCAAGAGCGCCGCCAATCTCAGCCACATGGCACAGTGGGAGAGCGCCCGCCTCGAAGCCGAAGCCCGCCTCGCCCGCCAATCTAAGCTCCGTTCCGCCTCCGCCTCCTTCCTCGACTCCACGGCCTCCACTCCTCTGAACAAACACTGGAACGCCGGCGCCGGAGAGAGCTCTTCTTCCACGGCGTTCGTAGAGTTCGTCaaaggaatggagaaagacgATGGCCAAGAGGACTGGAAGAGCCTCGACAACTCAACGACCCAGTATCCGGAGCTCAAAGACGGAGTGGAGAACTCGGTTTCGTTCACGTCGGGGCTTCAGGAGATAGCTATGGACGGAGTTTCGTGGACGCCGGAATCTCTCAGAACCGGGACGTCGGACCATGTCAACTTCATGGAGAGGTTCACGGACCTCTTGATCAACGGCTCCGCCGACGGGAATTTCTCTGACGGCAGCGGCGAATCGGACAGCGGCGGCTGCGGCGATTACTTCGAGGATAACAAGAATTACTGGAACAGCATTCTCAATTTGGTCAATTCTTCCCCTTCTAATTCGCCCATGTTCTGA